The Virgibacillus sp. SK37 region ACGAACAGATGTCGCGCTTGTACCCGGAGGTGTGAAAGCGTCCGCCTGAAACGCAAATCAATGGGTGCTTCCTCTGTAAAATGAATTACTCCATTCTCCACAGGTTATGTCGCAGGGTATCTATTTTGCGAATCAGTGAATAACCCTAACACATATATATTAGATCCTAATTATTGGCCTTATTATAGCGGAGAGGCATGATGAAAATGACGAGCGATTACGATTATTTTATTTCTGAAATTAAAAAAAGAATCGGTATAGATTTGAGTTTATATAAAGAAGCCCAAATGAAAAGACGTATTATTTCGTTGAGAAATAAACGTGGCTTCACTAATTTCAATACATACTTGGAAGCATTAACGACTCAAAAAGAATTAATGAGTGAATTTATCGACCGCTTAACCATTAACGTTTCTGAGTTTTACCGGAATCCCAAAAGATGGCAAGTCCTCAAAGATAAAATTATTCCAGGATTACTTCAACAAAAGAATAGTATAAAGATTTGGAGTGCTGCTTGCTCCACTGGTGAAGAACCATATTCAATCTCTATTATGCTCAGAGAGCATTTCCCGGAAGCAAAAACTGAAATTATAGCAACTGATATTGATGAAAATGTATTACTTAAGGCAAAGGAAGGAATTTATGGCAAAGCTGCATTAAAGGAGTTACCTCAAGAATTTCTTGGAAAATATTTTATAGAAAGGGAAGGGCTCTATACGGTTTCCCCTATGATAAAAAGAAATATCTCTTTTAAAAAACATAACTTATTAGCAGACAGTTACCCTAAAGACGTCGATTTGCTTATATGCCGTAACGTTCTTATTTATTTTACTGATCAAGCAAAGGAAGAGATTTATGCGAATTTCGGTAGGTCATTAAGTTCGAATGGAGTATTATTTGTCGGAAGTACAGAACAAATTTTTAGCCCAAAAGATTATAAACTACAATTATTGGATACTTTTTTTTATAAGAAAGAAGAAAATTAATTAAAATAGGAGTAGCTTTGGGAAAGTAAATAACTCTTAGGAGACCGAACGTTATTCGAAGTGCAAGACTTCGAATGTCGTTCGGTTTTTTTATAGTTGGATATACTAGCATGTATTATTTTTTATTTATGAACGAGCGTGTCTGCTTACATGCCCAATACTTACTTTTTAAGTAAGAGCGAATAAAAATACAAAACACTGTATACGTTTACATTTTATATTGGTTAAAAAAACTTGATAAATAAGTTGCTTTTTTCTAAATTTTATCCCAAAATGAAATGAACTTATGATATAGTTATTAGAAAAAATTCAAAAGGAGAATGTTCATTGCGTTATTTAACAGCAGGGGAATCCCACGGAAAAAAACTAACTACAATAATTGAAGGTATACCAGCTCGCATGCCTCTAGTTAAAGAGAACATCAATGAATCATTATTGCGTCGTCAAAAAGGGCATGGGCGCGGGAAACGGATGCAGATCGAAAAAGATCTTGTAGAGATAACCAGTGGTATTAGACATGGCTACACTTTAGGCTCACCAATCTCTTTAGTAATAAACAATGATGACTTTAAGCATTGGGTGGATATTATGGGAGAAGACCCTATGGAGGCTGATGCAAAAATCAGACGTGTTATAACCAGACCGAGACCAGGTCATGCTGATTTAAATGGTGCTATGAAATATGGACACCGAGACATTCGCAATGTATTAGAACGATCTTCTGCCAGAGAAACAGCAGCACGAGTTGCAGCAGGTGCTGTGGCCAAAACATTATTAAAGCAATTAGGTATCGAAATCTCTGGTTACGTAAAAGAGATTGCCGGAATTGAAGCGAAGGAAGTAGAAGAACTTAGCATCAATGACAGACAGGAAATTTCCGAAGACTCACCAGTAAGAGTTTTGGATAAGGATGTAGAACAGGAAATGATGGACGCGATTGATCAAGCTAAGAAAGAAGGCGACTCAATTGGCGGAGTTGTTGAAGTTTATGTAGAAGGTATGCCTGCGGGAGTGGGATCATATGTCCATTACGATAGAAAATTAGATAGCCGTATTGCTGGAAGTGTCGTGAGTATAAATGCTTTTAAAGGAGTAGAATTCGGTCTTGGTTTTGAAGCTGCCAAAAGAAATGGAAGCAATGTACATGATGAAATTGCTTGGGACGAAGAAACAGGCTATTATCGTAAAACAAATCGTCTCGGGGGTTTTGAGGGTGGTATGACAACTGGGATGCCAATTGTTGTAAAGGGAGTAATGAAACCTATTCCTACGTTAATGAAGAGACCGTTGCAAAGCGTCGATATTGAAACTAAAGAGCCATTTAAAGCTACGGTAGAGAGATCAGATGCATGTGCTGTCCCCGCTGCTGCTGTTGTCATGGAGCATGTCGTAGCATTTGAATTAGCTAAAGCTATAACAGAACAGTTTCCGAGTGACCAATTCTCTACATTAAAGAAAGCAATTGACGATTATCGTGAAGAAATCAGGTGTTTTTAATGGATGAGTTGATAATTAACTCAGAAATACATCAATACAAGATCACGATAGGAAACAGAATCCGTTACCATATTAATAAATTATTGCCAAAAACGTACTCTACGATTCTAGTTATTACAGACGATAGAGTAGCAGAAAATTATCTTAGTGAAGTTACAAGTAACCTTCAGGCTAAATACATTTTCACAAGCATTATCCCAGCAGGGGAACAATCAAAAAGCTTCACTTTTTTTGAAAAACTGCATACAGAAGCAATTACATATGGGCTGGACAGAGAGTCGCTGATCATAGCCCTGGGCGGAGGTGTCGTTGGTGATTTAGCAGGATTTGTGGCGGCAACTTATATGCGCGGTATTGATTATATTCAAATGCCTACTACTATTCTTGCACACGACAGCAGTGTAGGCGGGAAAGTCGCTATTAACCATCAGCTTGGGAAAAACTTAATTGGTAGTTTTTATCCACCAAAAGCTGTTTTGTATGATATTGATACATTATCAACCCTACCAAGGTCACAAGTTCGTTCCGGGTATGCTGAACTTATTAAAGAAGGTCTCATAGCAGATGCACAACTGTTTCAGTCTATTCTAAGTTCAGATTTACTTAGTCTCTCTCAAGATCAGCTACATAATCATATACGGTCTGGAATAAAAATAAAAGCTGCTATTGTAGAGGCGGATGAGAAAGAAAAGGGTATGAGAAAGTATTTGAATCTTGGGCATACGCTTGGCCATGCTTTGGAGACTAGGTTGGGGTACGGGGTATTAACACATGGTGAAGCTATCGGCATTGGCTTACTATTCTCTATGTATGTCAGTGAATCTGTTTACACTGTTAAATTGCCTTATGAGCCTTTATATAGGTGGTTATTAGATAATAAATACCCTTTGTTCTTAGATCAACTCCATGTTAGAGATTTAATTACATTGATGAAAACAGACAAAAAAACATTAAATCACCGCATTCAAATGGTGCTGCTTAAAAGTGTAGGTGAACCAGTTATAAAAGAGATAAGTGATGAGGATATGTATAGCTATCTAAACCAATTTTTAGGAAAGCTGGTGAGAGCATGACGAGGGGTCTGCGAGGAGCGACATCTGTTTTAAATAATGAAGAAGGACAAATAATTGCTAACACAAAAGCATTGTTCGAAGAAATGGTTAATGAAAATGATATTGAAGCAAATGATGTTTCGCATGTATTTATTTCTGTTACCAAGGATTTAAATGCAGCTTTTCCTGCCAAAGCACTTCGTGAATTACCAGGGTACACTTTTGTTCCAGTAATGTGTATGACTGAAATAGATGTGCCTGGCAGCTTACCTAATTGTATACGCATTATGATGGTAATCAATACGGAAAAGGACCAACAAAGTATAAAACACATCTTTCATAATGAGGCAGTAAAGCTACGTCCAGATTTAGTGAAGAACAAGAGGTGAAGAGTAAATGGAAGGGAAACCGGTTTTAGAGCAGCTTTCAGCATACAAGCCTGGGAGGCAGTCAAAGGATCTTCAAAATGAATTTGGGCTTTCTCGCATTGTAAAATTAGCATCCAATGAAAACCCATATGGATGTTCTAAAAATGTAAAAACATTTTTAGCAGACAATATAAAGGAATTAAATATCTATCCGGATGGTAATGCAGAAGAACTGCGAAAAGCAGTTGCTGATAAATGCCAGGTGACTGAGAGACAGTTAGTATTTGGTAGTGGCTCTGATGAAATTGTCCAAATGCTGTGCCGTGCCTTTTTGTCACCTGGCTTGAACACTGTGATGGCCACACCGACTTTTCCTCAATACAGACACCATGCTCTTATTGAGGGGGCTGAGGTAAAAGAAATTCCTACGGTTGAAGGGAAGCACAATCTAGTACAGATGCTACAAATGGTAAATGAAAATACAAAGATTATGTGGCTTTGTTCACCTAATAATCCAACAGGTGGAATTATATCAAAAAACGACCTTCACGAGTTTATGCTTAAATGTCCAAAACACGTACTAGTTGTCTTGGATGAAGCATATTATGAATATTTATCTAAAGAGTTTGATCCTTCGGCGATTACATTACTATCACAACATAAAAATTTGATTATTCTTCGGACGTTTTCAAAAGCATATGGACTAGCTGGATTACGAGTTGGTTATGGTATAGCAGATGAAACGATTATATCGAAATTGAATGTTGTAAGAGGTCCTTTTAATACTTCATCCATTGCTCAAAAGGCGGCTGTTGTTGCTATTCAAGATGAATCTTTTCTAGATGAAACATTGAGATATAATATGGAAGTAAAGCATGACTTTGAAAAATTCTTGGACCAGATAAAATGGAGTTATTACCCTACAGAAACAAATTTTATTTTAGTTAAGACTCCTATAAGTGGTATGGAGGTTTTTGATTTCTTGTTAAAAAAAGGGTTTATAGTTCGACCTGGTGAATTGTTGGGCTGCCCACAGACAGTTAGAATAACACTTGGACAGAAAGATGACATGAAGAAACTGCAAAGGATTCTTTATGAGTTGGATCAGCAAGTGAGCAAGGAGCGTTAAGTATTGAAAAAAACAATTTTTATTGCAGGATTGGGATTAATTGGTGGTTCCATAGCTAAATCTATTGTCTTATCAGCTGATAATCATGTTATTGGTTATGATATTAGTGAAGAAGTAATGAAGTACGCTTTAGAAAATGGAATAATTAACGAAGCCACCACAGAGTTCCAAAAGGATGCTGTCAGAGCGGATTATATTATACTTGCAGCACCTATTACACAAACCATCCATTTATTAAAAGAATTAAATGGTCTGTCATTTAATAAAAAAGTAATTGTGTCGGATGTTTCCTCTGTAAAGAGTAATGTCATGCATATAGCTGATACGTTAACTAACAAACACATTACTTTTATTGGCGGACACCCTATGGCTGGATCACATAAGAAAGGTATACAGGCAGCAAGAGGGCATTTATTTGAAAACGCAATATATGTCTTGACCCCTTCCAAGTACGCCAATAGTGAAGATACGTATTTACTTCAATCTCTATTAGAAAGTACGAAAAGCAAGTTTGTCATATTAAATCAGAAAGAGCATGATGAAATGACTGGGGTTGTTTCCCATTTTCCACATTTAATAGCATCATCTCTTGTTCATCAAGCAAGAAAGTGGAATGACATGCATTCGTTCTTGCCTAATCTGGCAGCAGGAGGATTCCGTGATATCACCAGAATTGCTTCAAGTAACCCTACAATGTGGCAGGACATTTTTTATCATAACCGCTATAAAATGTCGCATTTGCTTGAAGAATGGATTGAGGAAATGCATTATCTGAAGAATTTACTTGATGATAATAATAAAGATGAGATGATTACATATCTAAGCGAAGCAAAGCAATTCCGGGATGGACTGGGAGCTACAGATAAAGGAGCTATCCCTTCCTTCTATGATATTTATGTTGATATTCGAGATCAGGCTGGCGCGCTTGCGACGGTTACCCAATTACTTGCCGGTCACAAAATCAGTATAAATAATATACAGATACTTGAAATAAGAGAAGGTATAAATGGTGCATTGCGTCTAAGTTTTTCAAGTGAGGAAGCTCAGAGAAAGAGCGATCAGGTATTACAAACAAATGGCTACGAAACCATGATAGAGAAATAAGGAAGGCATCTATATATTTTATACTTGTTTTAATATTGGAAAACATAATAGATAACTGAGGATGTGAAAGAAATGAGTGAGGTTATACTACAGCCTGTTAAAACACCTGTTTCAGGAGAAATTCATGTTCCTGGTGACAAATCTATATCACATAGATCTGTGATGCTGGCTTCATTAGCGGAAGGGAAGACAACAGTAACCAACTTTCTCGATGGCGAGGATTGTATGCGTACTGTCCAAGCATTTCAAGAAATGGGTGTCGAAATAAAAAAGCAAAATACAACACTTACCATTCTAGGAAAAGGGATAGCTGGCCTTAAGGAACCGGAAACTCCGTTGTATTTCGGTAATTCCGGAACAACAGCAAGGTTAATGATTGGATTACTTGCAGGGTTACCATTATTTACGACCATATACGGAGATTCTTCGCTTTCTAAACGCCCAATGGATAGAGTGGTAATACCATTACGACAAATGGGTGCAGTATTTGATGGCAGGGAGAATGGAAGCTATATACCACTAGCAATTAGAGGTTCAGAATTGCAAGGTATTGATTATGTGATGCCACTAAAAAGTGCCCAGGTGAAATCAGCTATTTTACTTGCAGGGTTACATGCAGAAGGAAAAACAAAAATTACGGAACAAACAAAAACCCGTGACCACACGGAGAATATGCTGAAAGCTTTCGGAGCATCTATTAAAACAGATGGTAAGCAGGTTACTATAACAAATGAAAAAACCTTAGTAGCTACTGATGTATACGTCCCTGGAGATATTTCTTCAGCTGCTTTTTTTATAGGTGCAGCAGCAATCGTACCAGGAAGTAACTTAACATTAAAAAATGTCGGATTGAATCAGACTCGAACAGGAATAATTGATGTCCTGATTTCTATGGGTGCAAACATTCAAATTAGAAATAAGCAAGTAATCAGTGGAGAATTTCTTGGAGATATTGTTATTAGCTATACAGAATTAACAGGTACTACAATTGAAGGAGAAATAATTCCGCGACTTATTGATGAAATTCCTGTTATTGCATTAATTGCTACTCAAGCGAAGGGAACTACCATTATTCGTGATGCAAAAGAACTGCGTGTTAAAGAGACAGATAGAATTGCCGCAGTCGATGATGTATTATCCACCCTTGGTGCAACAATTGAGCCGACTGAAGATGGTATGAAAATCCATGGAAAAACAAAATTATATGGTGGTAAAGCTGTTTCTTACCATGATCATCGGATTGCTATGATGGCAGCAATTGCATCCTTGATTGCTGAGGATGAAATTGTTATTGATGATATTTCTTCTATATCTATCTCTTATCCATCTTTTTTTGAAGATCTGGAAAAAATTAAATAAAAAAAAGAAAGAATCTGTACTTGTTACAGATTCTTTCTTATTTGAACATGTACATATTTTTAGTTATGATTAAAATCATGTTATTTGAATTAAAATGCTAGGGGTGTGGATAAGATGGAAAAAATTATGGAAGCAGTAAACCTGATGGAAAGCAATCAGACGGAAAAAGCTATTGAAGTATTAGAAGATTACCTGCCTCTTGCTGACGAGGAAGAAAAATATACAATTGCGGAGTTATACATGCAGTGGGGTTATTTGGAGGAAGCAAGCACGATACTTGATGAATTAGTACAACAATTTCCGGGTGAAACTGAACTGTTAGTAACCTTGGCAGATGTGTATATTGAATTGGATAAAGATGAGGCTGCAATGGAGTTATTAAATAACATTAAAGAGGATGACCCTGCTTTCGTACAGGCATTGCTTCAGCTGGCAGATTTATATCAAGCACAAGGCCTGTTTGAGGTTGCTGAACAGAAGTTGTTGCACGCTAAGCAACTTGAGCCTAATGAGGTCATCATCGATTTCGCTTTAGGTGAGTTGTTTTTTTCTATAGGAGAATATAGAAAAGCTATAACCTTTTATGAAAAAGTACAACCAAAGGAGAAGGAAATCGCTAATGTATCGATTAATGACCGGTTGGCAGAATCATATGCAGCAGCAGGGGAATATGAGCTTGCGCTTACTTTTTACCAAGATATTGAGAGTGAAAATCCTGATACATTGTTTAAATATGGAATTACCGCTTCTCAGGCAGGGCGTAAGGACATCGCAATCAAAGCATGGGAGCATGTTACTGAAATAGATGCCTATTATCATACCGTATACTTACACCTTGCCATGGTTTATGAAGAAGAGGGTATGGAGAAAGAAGCATATGAAACAGCAAAGAAAGGGATAAAAATAGATGAATACAATAAGGAGTTGTATTTTGTAGCTGGTAACTTGGCTCATAAGTTGAATTACAATGAGGATAGTGAGCAATGGGTAAGAGAAGCAATTGCCTTAGATCCTGATTATAAGGAAGCAATATTGTTTTTAATAGAATTATTAAAAAAACAAGATGATTTTGCAGGGATTATTGATCTACTTAGCGAAATAAAGAATACTGGAGCAACCGATCCTTTATACGAATGGGAACTTGCTCGTGCATATAATGAAATTGAATCATATAAAGATGCATTAAATCACTATAAAGAAGCATACAATAATTTAAACCAAGACAGCGATTTCTTGAAAGAATATGGTTATTTTCTATCAGAAGAGGGGAGGAGTACTGAAGCAGTAACTGTATTTAAAGCATATCTTCAGTTGAATCCAGTGGATGACGAGATCGAGGAATTTGTTGAGAGACTGGAACAAGCCGGAGAATAGTAAATATGGGGGAATTCTATCTGGTTTGTTAAAATAACACATAATAGAATATAAAGGAGGCCATTAAAAATGCAAACTCCTGTTTCTGTTCAGGA contains the following coding sequences:
- the hisC gene encoding histidinol-phosphate transaminase; amino-acid sequence: MEGKPVLEQLSAYKPGRQSKDLQNEFGLSRIVKLASNENPYGCSKNVKTFLADNIKELNIYPDGNAEELRKAVADKCQVTERQLVFGSGSDEIVQMLCRAFLSPGLNTVMATPTFPQYRHHALIEGAEVKEIPTVEGKHNLVQMLQMVNENTKIMWLCSPNNPTGGIISKNDLHEFMLKCPKHVLVVLDEAYYEYLSKEFDPSAITLLSQHKNLIILRTFSKAYGLAGLRVGYGIADETIISKLNVVRGPFNTSSIAQKAAVVAIQDESFLDETLRYNMEVKHDFEKFLDQIKWSYYPTETNFILVKTPISGMEVFDFLLKKGFIVRPGELLGCPQTVRITLGQKDDMKKLQRILYELDQQVSKER
- the aroB gene encoding 3-dehydroquinate synthase, whose product is MDELIINSEIHQYKITIGNRIRYHINKLLPKTYSTILVITDDRVAENYLSEVTSNLQAKYIFTSIIPAGEQSKSFTFFEKLHTEAITYGLDRESLIIALGGGVVGDLAGFVAATYMRGIDYIQMPTTILAHDSSVGGKVAINHQLGKNLIGSFYPPKAVLYDIDTLSTLPRSQVRSGYAELIKEGLIADAQLFQSILSSDLLSLSQDQLHNHIRSGIKIKAAIVEADEKEKGMRKYLNLGHTLGHALETRLGYGVLTHGEAIGIGLLFSMYVSESVYTVKLPYEPLYRWLLDNKYPLFLDQLHVRDLITLMKTDKKTLNHRIQMVLLKSVGEPVIKEISDEDMYSYLNQFLGKLVRA
- the aroH gene encoding chorismate mutase; this translates as MTRGLRGATSVLNNEEGQIIANTKALFEEMVNENDIEANDVSHVFISVTKDLNAAFPAKALRELPGYTFVPVMCMTEIDVPGSLPNCIRIMMVINTEKDQQSIKHIFHNEAVKLRPDLVKNKR
- a CDS encoding tetratricopeptide repeat protein — encoded protein: MEKIMEAVNLMESNQTEKAIEVLEDYLPLADEEEKYTIAELYMQWGYLEEASTILDELVQQFPGETELLVTLADVYIELDKDEAAMELLNNIKEDDPAFVQALLQLADLYQAQGLFEVAEQKLLHAKQLEPNEVIIDFALGELFFSIGEYRKAITFYEKVQPKEKEIANVSINDRLAESYAAAGEYELALTFYQDIESENPDTLFKYGITASQAGRKDIAIKAWEHVTEIDAYYHTVYLHLAMVYEEEGMEKEAYETAKKGIKIDEYNKELYFVAGNLAHKLNYNEDSEQWVREAIALDPDYKEAILFLIELLKKQDDFAGIIDLLSEIKNTGATDPLYEWELARAYNEIESYKDALNHYKEAYNNLNQDSDFLKEYGYFLSEEGRSTEAVTVFKAYLQLNPVDDEIEEFVERLEQAGE
- the aroC gene encoding chorismate synthase; the encoded protein is MRYLTAGESHGKKLTTIIEGIPARMPLVKENINESLLRRQKGHGRGKRMQIEKDLVEITSGIRHGYTLGSPISLVINNDDFKHWVDIMGEDPMEADAKIRRVITRPRPGHADLNGAMKYGHRDIRNVLERSSARETAARVAAGAVAKTLLKQLGIEISGYVKEIAGIEAKEVEELSINDRQEISEDSPVRVLDKDVEQEMMDAIDQAKKEGDSIGGVVEVYVEGMPAGVGSYVHYDRKLDSRIAGSVVSINAFKGVEFGLGFEAAKRNGSNVHDEIAWDEETGYYRKTNRLGGFEGGMTTGMPIVVKGVMKPIPTLMKRPLQSVDIETKEPFKATVERSDACAVPAAAVVMEHVVAFELAKAITEQFPSDQFSTLKKAIDDYREEIRCF
- a CDS encoding protein-glutamate O-methyltransferase CheR, whose amino-acid sequence is MTSDYDYFISEIKKRIGIDLSLYKEAQMKRRIISLRNKRGFTNFNTYLEALTTQKELMSEFIDRLTINVSEFYRNPKRWQVLKDKIIPGLLQQKNSIKIWSAACSTGEEPYSISIMLREHFPEAKTEIIATDIDENVLLKAKEGIYGKAALKELPQEFLGKYFIEREGLYTVSPMIKRNISFKKHNLLADSYPKDVDLLICRNVLIYFTDQAKEEIYANFGRSLSSNGVLFVGSTEQIFSPKDYKLQLLDTFFYKKEEN
- the aroA gene encoding 3-phosphoshikimate 1-carboxyvinyltransferase — its product is MSEVILQPVKTPVSGEIHVPGDKSISHRSVMLASLAEGKTTVTNFLDGEDCMRTVQAFQEMGVEIKKQNTTLTILGKGIAGLKEPETPLYFGNSGTTARLMIGLLAGLPLFTTIYGDSSLSKRPMDRVVIPLRQMGAVFDGRENGSYIPLAIRGSELQGIDYVMPLKSAQVKSAILLAGLHAEGKTKITEQTKTRDHTENMLKAFGASIKTDGKQVTITNEKTLVATDVYVPGDISSAAFFIGAAAIVPGSNLTLKNVGLNQTRTGIIDVLISMGANIQIRNKQVISGEFLGDIVISYTELTGTTIEGEIIPRLIDEIPVIALIATQAKGTTIIRDAKELRVKETDRIAAVDDVLSTLGATIEPTEDGMKIHGKTKLYGGKAVSYHDHRIAMMAAIASLIAEDEIVIDDISSISISYPSFFEDLEKIK
- a CDS encoding prephenate dehydrogenase; this translates as MKKTIFIAGLGLIGGSIAKSIVLSADNHVIGYDISEEVMKYALENGIINEATTEFQKDAVRADYIILAAPITQTIHLLKELNGLSFNKKVIVSDVSSVKSNVMHIADTLTNKHITFIGGHPMAGSHKKGIQAARGHLFENAIYVLTPSKYANSEDTYLLQSLLESTKSKFVILNQKEHDEMTGVVSHFPHLIASSLVHQARKWNDMHSFLPNLAAGGFRDITRIASSNPTMWQDIFYHNRYKMSHLLEEWIEEMHYLKNLLDDNNKDEMITYLSEAKQFRDGLGATDKGAIPSFYDIYVDIRDQAGALATVTQLLAGHKISINNIQILEIREGINGALRLSFSSEEAQRKSDQVLQTNGYETMIEK